In Oncorhynchus keta strain PuntledgeMale-10-30-2019 unplaced genomic scaffold, Oket_V2 Un_scaffold_1044_pilon_pilon, whole genome shotgun sequence, one genomic interval encodes:
- the LOC127927261 gene encoding splicing factor 3B subunit 1-like isoform X9 — protein MGTVNTDQGGDITPGKLKGTVNTDQGGDITPGKLMGTVNTDQGGDITPGKLKGTVNTDQGGDITPGKLKGTVNTDQGGDITPGKLMGTVNTDQGGDITPGKLKGTVNTDQGGDITPGKLKGTVNTDQGGDITPGKLMGTVNTDQGGDITPGKLMGTVNTDQGGDITPGKLMGTVNTDQGGDITPGKLMGTVNTDQGGDITPGKLMGTVNTDQGGDITPGKLMGTVNTDQGGDITPGKLMGTVNTDQGGDITPGKLMGTVNTDQGGDITPGKLMGTVNTDQGGDITPGKLMGTVNTDQGGDITPGKLMGTVNTDQGGDITPGKLMGTVNTDQGGDITPGNLLGRFPGEIH, from the exons ATGGGAACCGTGAACACAGACCAAGGTGGTGACATCACACCAGGAAAACTAAAGGGAACCGTGAACACAGACCAAGGTGGTGACATCACACCAGGAAAACTAATGGGAACCGTGAACACAGACCAAGGTGGTGACATCACACCAGGAAAACTAAAGGGAACCGTGAACACAGACCAAG GTGGTGACATCACACCAGGAAAACTAAAGGGAACCGTGAACACAGACCAAGGTGGTGACATCACACCAGGAAAACTAATGGGAACCGTGAACACAGACCAAGGTGGTGACATCACACCAGGAAAACTAAAGGGAACCGTGAACACAGACCAAGGTGGTGACATCACACCAGGAAAACTAAAGGGAACCGTGAACACAGACCAAGGTGGTGACATCACACCAGGAAAACTAATGGGAACCGTGAACACAGACCAAGGTGGTGACATCACACCAGGAAAACTAATGGGAACCGTGAACACAGACCAAG GTGGTGACATCACACCAGGAAAACTAATGGGAACCGTGAACACAGACCAAGGTGGTGACATCACACCAGGAAAACTAATGGGAACCGTGAACACAGACCAAGGTGGTGACATCACACCAGGAAAACTAATGGGAACCGTGAACACAGACCAAGGTGGTGACATCACACCAGGAAAACTAATGGGAACCGTGAACACAGACCAAGGTGGTGACATCACACCAGGAAAACTAATGGGAACCGTGAACACAGACCAAGGTGGTGACATCACACCAGGAAAACTAATGGGAACCGTGAACACAGACCAAGGTGGTGACATCACACCAGGAAAACTAATGGGAACCGTGAACACAGACCAAG GTGGTGACATCACACCAGGAAAACTAATGGGAACCGTGAACACAGACCAAGGTGGTGACATCACACCAGGAAAACTAATGGGAACCGTGAACACAGACCAAGGTGGTGACATCACACCAGGAAAACTAATGGGAACCGTGAACACAGACCAAGGTGGTGACATCACACCAGGAAATCTACTTGGCAGGTTTCCTGGAGAAATTCACTGA
- the LOC127927261 gene encoding uncharacterized protein LOC127927261 isoform X1, translating into MGTVNTDQGGDITPGKLMGTVNTDQGGDITPGKLMGTVNTDQGGDITPGKLMGTVNTDQGGDITPGKLKGTVNTDQGGDITPGKLMGTVNTDQGGDITPGKLKGTVNTDQGGDITPGKLKGTVNTDQGGDITPGKLMGTVNTDQGGDITPGKLKGTVNTDQGGDITPGKLKGTVNTDQGGDITPGKLMGTVNTDQGGDITPGKLMGTVNTDQGGDITPGKLMGTVNTDQGGDITPGKLMGTVNTDQGGDITPGKLMGTVNTDQGGDITPGKLMGTVNTDQGGDITPGKLMGTVNTDQGGDITPGKLMGTVNTDQGGDITPGKLMGTVNTDQGGDITPGKLMGTVNTDQGGDITPGKLMGTVNTDQGGDITPGKLMGTVNTDQGGDITPGNLLGRFPGEIH; encoded by the exons CCAAGGTGGTGACATCACACCAGGAAAACTAATGGGAACCGTGAACACAGACCAAGGTGGTGACATCACACCAGGAAAACTAAAGGGAACCGTGAACACAGACCAAGGTGGTGACATCACACCAGGAAAACTAATGGGAACCGTGAACACAGACCAAGGTGGTGACATCACACCAGGAAAACTAAAGGGAACCGTGAACACAGACCAAG GTGGTGACATCACACCAGGAAAACTAAAGGGAACCGTGAACACAGACCAAGGTGGTGACATCACACCAGGAAAACTAATGGGAACCGTGAACACAGACCAAGGTGGTGACATCACACCAGGAAAACTAAAGGGAACCGTGAACACAGACCAAGGTGGTGACATCACACCAGGAAAACTAAAGGGAACCGTGAACACAGACCAAGGTGGTGACATCACACCAGGAAAACTAATGGGAACCGTGAACACAGACCAAGGTGGTGACATCACACCAGGAAAACTAATGGGAACCGTGAACACAGACCAAG GTGGTGACATCACACCAGGAAAACTAATGGGAACCGTGAACACAGACCAAGGTGGTGACATCACACCAGGAAAACTAATGGGAACCGTGAACACAGACCAAGGTGGTGACATCACACCAGGAAAACTAATGGGAACCGTGAACACAGACCAAGGTGGTGACATCACACCAGGAAAACTAATGGGAACCGTGAACACAGACCAAGGTGGTGACATCACACCAGGAAAACTAATGGGAACCGTGAACACAGACCAAGGTGGTGACATCACACCAGGAAAACTAATGGGAACCGTGAACACAGACCAAGGTGGTGACATCACACCAGGAAAACTAATGGGAACCGTGAACACAGACCAAG GTGGTGACATCACACCAGGAAAACTAATGGGAACCGTGAACACAGACCAAGGTGGTGACATCACACCAGGAAAACTAATGGGAACCGTGAACACAGACCAAGGTGGTGACATCACACCAGGAAAACTAATGGGAACCGTGAACACAGACCAAGGTGGTGACATCACACCAGGAAATCTACTTGGCAGGTTTCCTGGAGAAATTCACTGA